GTCCGCGATGTCGCCAGAACGGCGATGAAGCAATGCGATATCCTGCACCTGTTCGATCGACCCGTCACGCGTTTGTCCGGCGGCGAGCAGCAGCGTGTTCATTTCGCGCGGGCGATGCTTCAGCTTTTATCCGCTGACGATCGATGCAAGCCGGGATTGTTTTTCCTCGATGAGCCAACGGCAAGCCTCGATTTGAATCATCAACTCCGGATGGTCGAGATGGTGCGTAATATCACTAAAGAAGGGACCGGAATTCTTTTGGTGATTCATGATCTAAATCTCATGGCGATGCTCGCGAGCAGGGTCGCCATGATGAAGGCAGGAAGGATAATTGCGCTTGGCCCGCCCGACGAGGTTATCCGCGATGATGTCATGAGTGACGTGTTTGCCGTTAGCAATTCTGTCAGAGTTACGCCGGAGGCGCCGATGCCATTTGTATTACCGCAATCGATGCGCGTGAGGCGTTGATGGTTTAGGCGGGTCGACGATTTTGTTGCTGCAATCAGGGATATTCCATGACGACACTCGAACTTGACAAGCCAAGCCAGGCCAATCGCGCCGCGCTGCTGAAGCAGGCGACGCATGAGGCGCACGAAAGCCTGGACAAACGCATCATGCAAAGTGATCCGTTCGCCGATCGCGCGCGATATGGGTTGTTCTTGCAGGCGCAGTACCTGTTTCATCGCGAGATCGATGCGCTTTATGGTGAGGCCTCGTTGCTAGGGCTGCTACCAGATCTCGCGGAGCGCCGCCGGCTCGGGCAGATTGAACAGGATTTAGCGGATCTTGGTCTTGCAGCGCCAGCGGCCGTCGCTGCGCCCGTATTTGATGCGAGAGAGGAGGTCGATCTGCCGGCAGCTCTTGGCTGGCTGTATGTAGCGGAAGGCTCCAATCTTGGTGCGGCGTTTTTGTTGAAGGAAGCTGCAAAGCTCGGTTTGTCAGAAACGTTTGGCGCTCGGCACCTTGCGGCGCATCCACAGGGGCGGGGATTGCACTGGCGCACCTTCACGGCGGCACTCGATAGTGTCTCGTTATCGGCCGATGATGAGGCCCGCGCGATTGCGGGAGCAAAGGAAGCGTTTGCCCGTGTTCGCGACACGGTAGAAAGGCTGCTTCCTCTTCCATAGAGGCCGCGTGCCGCTATCAATGCAGGCTGACGGCTTCGAGCTTCTCGTGCTCGGCATTTGCGATCGCTGATTCGCGCGTGTCGGTCACAAGGATCGGCGTGCCGTTAGCGGCGCATAGCACAAAGACGTTTTGTCCAGGCGCAAGTGCGGGTGCTTCCGGACAAAAGAGGGCGACATCCTCTGATCGCGCGATGCGCACATAGGCCAGCTTACTTGCGCCCATGGTCGCAAAATCACGGATGGTATCCTTTCGTCTGGACGGAAAAATCGACGAACGATGAATCGATGCTGACATGATTGCGGCTCCTTGACGGTTTGACGGTCAAGGAGCCGCGACGGTTCATGGAAACGACGGTCTTGAGACGATCACGGAAACGCGATCATCCGGCGGCAAGATGCCGCTCTGCTTTCCATCAGTGGACGCTCACCGCCTCAAGCTCATTACTCCACGCATTTGCCACAGCGGCTTCACGCGTGTCGGTTACGAGAATGGGCGTGCCGTCAGCGGCGTGCAGTGCGAACAATTTCATACCCGGCTGCATCTCTGGTGCCTGCGGGTAAAGCTCGTGTACGTCTTCCGAATTGATCGCCTTCACATAAGCGATCTTGCCGCCGCCGAGAACGGCGAATGCCTGCGCCGACATGATCGGATTCTCGATGTCGTTTTCAGTCATGTCCGCTACTCCTTCTTACCTCAATTGCCCCTTCAACATTTGGTTCCATCGCCCTTTGTCGCATATCCGGGTTGGTAAACCGGTTACTGCACTATTCGTGCGGGGTGATGGAAATGCTCCGCACGATCCGCGCTGGCTCCGGCCGCGCTAGGTCGATCGAGAGCAGACCATTCTTCAGATCCGCGCGGAGCACTTCCATCCCGTCGGCCAGCACGAACACACGCTGGAATTGCCGGGCGGCGATGCCGCGGTGAATGAACTGCCTGCTCTTGTCATCGGCCTGACGACCGCGAATGACGAGCTGGTTTTCCTCGATGCTCACTTCGAGTTGGTCGAGGGTAAAACCGGCAACGGCGAGCGTGATACGCAGACGATCAGGGTTGCGGTCGTCCCGCGGCAGACGCTCGATATTGTAGGGGGGATATCCGTCCGCTGCCTTGGTGACGCGGTCGAGCACCCGCTCGATCTCGTCGAACCCTAAAAGGAAGGGGCTGGACAACGAAGGCATTCGGGACATCTCAAAGCCCTTTCAAGCGACTTTGACGGGGCCCAGAAGTGGCACCCCCTATTACCGTTCCGGCGGACCCGCCGGTTTGGTCTCCAGAATATGGTTGTTCCCGCCTGCGGTTCAAGAATGGCGGGAACCTGAGGGGTCCGGCCCTAGAACGCCTACGGGTTCGATTTCTCGAATTGCCGGAGGATTTCGTTGCCGCGGCGCACGGCATCGTCCAGAGCCGTCTTGGCGGCCTTCCTGCCGGACAGGACGGCCTCCAGCTCTTCTTGGATGATGTCACGGACCACCACATAGGAGCCGAGCCGGAGGCCCTTGGAATGGTCCGTGGCCGGGTTAAGGGTCATCTGTTTGATCGAGATGTCGGTTCCCGGATTGCGATCGTAGAAGCCGATGCTGCGGCTTTGCTCATAGGCGGCGCGGGTGATCGGCAGATAACCGGTCCATTGGTGCCAGGCCGCCTGCACCTCGGGTCGCGACAGGAAGGCGAAGAACCGCGCCACGCCCCTGTATTCCTCTTCGGGGCGGCCCTGCAGCACCCACAGGGATCCGCCGCCGATGATCGAGTTCTGCGGCGCCCCAGCAACATTCGGCCAATAGGGCAGCATGCCGTAGCCGATCTCGAATTTCGCATTGGCGATGATATCGGCGCGTGCCGCTGACGAGGAGATCAGGATGCCGCATTCGCTACTGTAGAAGCGCCGTTCGGCCTCATTGGTGCGGCCGGAATAATCAAACAGTTTTGTCTTCTGCCATTCTGCCAGCGTCGCCAGATGGCCGGTGACGACGAGATTATTGAACTGCAGTTCGGTGCTGAGCCCGCCGATGCCATTGTCAAGCGAGGCCAGCGGCAGGTTATGGAAGGCGGAGAAATTCTCAATGTTGATCCAGGCCGGCCAGCCTGTGGTGACGCCGCAAGGGACATTCTTGTTGCGCAGCTTGCGCGCGGCGGCTTCGACATCCGGCCAGGTCAGCGGCGGGGTATCGGCATCGATGCCGGCGAGCCGGAACTGATCCTTGTTGTAGTAGAGGATCGGTGTCGATGAGTTGAACGGAAACGACAGCATGTTGCCGTTCGCGTCCGAATAATAGCTGGTGATCGACGGCAGATAGGCCGATGGCGTGAAGGCGACGCCCTGCTCGGTCATCAACAGATGCACCGGATAAACTACGCCCTTGGCGGCCATCATGGTGGCGGTCGCAACCTCGGCCGCTTGCAGGATCGCCGGATGCTGCTTGCCGCGCAGCGCAACCATCGCCGCCGTCATGGTCTCCGTATAGAGACCCTTGTAGCTCGGGATGATGCGATAGTCCGGCTGCGATACGTTGAAGTCGGAGGCAAGCCGTTCGACCTCGCGGCCGAGCTCGCCGGGCATGGCGTGCCACCAGTGGATCTCGGTCAGGGCAAAGGCAGGGCCAATAGCCGTCAGCACAGAGAAACATATCGCGGCGGCAAGGCGGCGAAGAACCATAGCGATCCCCCAAGGACGGCACACGTTTTCCCGTGCGCTCGCCGTAGTCCTTTACCGGGTGGCGGGAACTGCTTCAATCGGCCGGTTGGGGGAAATGCCAGTGACTCAGGCACCGCTGCTACGGCGGCCAAGACACTCTCCATGACCCCCTAATGAGCACTCAGACGCTCCAAGGCTCCCGGCTTATCGTGCACAGACAGCTTATCGACGATCGTGGCGCTTGCCTCATTCAGGCCGATGATGTCGACCTCAATTCCCTTGCGGCGGAACTTCAAGACCGCCGCATCAAGCGCCGCAACTCCGGTCAGGTCCCAGATGTGCGAGCGACTGACATCGATCCGTACTCGCTCCAATGCCTCTTTGAAATCGAAGGATGTGCCGAAAGGTTCTGCCGAGCCAAAGAACACCTGCCCCTCAACGACATAAACTCGCTCGCGACCGTCGTCGGAAAGTGTCGAGGTCACCCGGAAGAGTTGGGCAACCTTGGAGGCGAAGAAGATGCCAGACAGCAGTACGCCGATGAGGACGCCGATCGCGAGATTGTGGGTGGTCACCACGCCAATGACGGTTGCAAGCATCACGACGCTCGACCGCCGGGGATGAACCGCCAAGTCCCGCAGTGACGTCCAACTGAACGTTCCGACGGAAACCATGATCATGATGGCCACCAGTGCGGCCATTGGGATGACGCGGACCCAATCGCCCAAGACAACGATCAGGAACAGCAGGAATACGCCAGCGCAAAAGGCTGACAGTCGTCCACGACCGCCCGACTTCACGTTGATGACGGATTGGCCGATCATCGCGCAGCCTGCCATGCCACCAAGAAACCCCGTCACGAAATTCGCGAGGCCTTGACCAACACATTCTCTGTTCTTGTTGCTCGGCGTGTCGGTCATCTCGTCGACAATGGATGCAGTCAGCAGAGACTCAAGGAGGCCGACCGCAGCAACGCCTGCAGAGTATGGTAGGACGATCATCAAGGTCTCCAAGGTCCACGGTACGTCAGGTAGCAAGAATACAGGCCATGTGGACGGTAGCTCCCCCATGTCGCCGACGGTACGAAGCTCCAATCCCCAGACCAAGGTGACCGCTGTCAGAACAATGATGCAGACCAGGGGCGATGGAATGGCCTTCGTGATGCGAGGGAAGCCGTAGATGATGATCAATCCCGCCGCGACCATGACGTAGGTGAGCCACGGTACCCCGATTAACTCCGGAAGTTGCGCCATAAAGATCAGAATTGCGAGCGCGTTCACGAAGCCAGTCATCACGGAGCGCGAGACAAAGCGCATGACGTAGCCAAGCCGCATCAGGCCTGCGAGGACTTGCAGAATTCCAGCTAGGATCGTCGCGACCAGGAGATATTGCAGTCCATGCTCCTTGACGAGCGTGACCATCAACACCGCTGTCGCCGCTGTCGCGGCGGAGATCATGCCGGGACGGCCGCCCGCAAAGGCGATCACGACAGCGATGGAGAATGAAGCGTACAAGCCAACCTTGGGATCGACGCCGGCGATGATCGAAAAGGCGATGGCCTCAGGAATGAGCGCAAGAGCGACAACAAGGCCGGAGAGAACGTCGCCGCGAATATTGCCGAACCACTCGGCACGGAGTGTCGTGAAATTCACTGAATTGCTTCCTACGGGGAGATTACTGCTCGCGGCAGCGTGATAACGGGCGACCGTTCAAGCGACGGAGCCACTCAAAAAGAGTGATGATTGCAGGCTGTAGAGCTAAGGCCTTACGGCGGCCCGCGCCGCACCGGCGTCCTATGGATGGCTCGATCCTGCGTCATGCCGAACCCTGTACACACGCTTTTGCTGCTTTGCAACAAATTAGCAGCTTCGCAGCATTGGAGAACAGCGAGCGTGCTGATTGGATGTACCTCAGCCGAAGCAGGTGCTGAGACGTCCAGGTTCTCAGACACCCGGTAAGCGGAACAGGCCGCCTTCGCCCTACAGGTGTCGGCGTAGCTTCCGCGCTGAAATATGAGGCAATTTCTCAAGCGAAGGTCGGCTTGCCAGCCATAGCGGCGAAGGTTGGTGGAGCCAGGCGGGATCGAACCGCCGACCTCTTGCATGCCATGCAAGCGCTCTCCCAGCTGAGCTATGGCCCCGAAGTCTTGCCAACAGGCCGCGCTGGATATCTGCGGCCATTTGTAGTCCCCGCACCGCGATCTGCGGCGTGTCTTTCGGACAACGTGCTTCTAGATGAAGCACGCGTTACGTCAACTCTCTTCGTCTTTTTCGATGCCGTCGCCAATGATGTCGGTGACGTCATCGTCGCCTTCTTCTTCGTCTTCGATGAAGGTCGAATCATCATCATCGTCACCGGTGTCGTCTTCGATATCGATGTCGTCACCAGTGTCCGGCAAATCGGACTTCTTGCCCTGTGCCTCGGCGTCGGCATCCTCGAGCGACACGAATTCGGCACCCTCGACCTCCTCGGTCTCGCGCTCAGGTTCGGCCGCTGTAGGCGCAACTTTGGCATCCGGACGCCCACGCGCCGACACCGGCGCAATCGGCACCACTTCGCCGGTATAGGGCGAGATGACCGGGTTCTTGTTCAGGTCGTAGAATTTACGGCCTGTGACCGGACAGACGCGCTTGGTACCGAGCTCTGGCTTTGCCACGGTTTGAGGTTTCCCTGAAGTCAGCTTGCAAGATTGAGCGGCTGAATTGGCGGCTCAAGCGCCCTGTGTCAATACCGATTGTGAGGGTTTTACGTCAGTCTTCCATGACGGAGCCAAGTGACGGGCCCAAGAGGCGCGTGCTATTGCGGTGGTTCTGACGTTCCGATCACTCGCGCAGCCGCGTCTTTCATCGGAACGTCAGAACCAAAACCGCACTAGAATCAGAAAGTTGCTCGTGTTCTTTTGTTTCCAACGCTCGTATGAAAGATTGCGGCAAGGGAATGCGGGCGTTGGAAACAGAACACGAGTACGGCGCCGTTCCGTCCAGGATGACCCGCTTTGAGCCACAATTCCCCTGCGTCCCCACTCACCGCCCGCAAATCCATCTCGCTGGCTGGCCGTATCCGCGTGCCCGGCGACAAATCGATATCGCACCGCGCTCTGATCCTCGCGGCCCTGACGGTTGGGGAAACCCGTATTGGCGGTCTTTTGGAGGGCGAGGACGTCATTAACACCGCCAAGGTCATGCGTGCGCTGGGCGCCAAGGTGGAACGTACCGGTGAGGGCGAATGGTCGGTCTTCGGCGTCGGTGTCGGCGGTTATGCGCAGCCGGCGGGGCCCCTCGATTTCGGCAATTCCGGAACCGGCTGCCGTCTGGTCATGGGGGCCGTGGCAGGGTGTCCGATCAATGCCGTGTTCGACGGCGACGCATCGCTGCGCAAGCGGCCGATGAGGCGTGTGCTCGATCCGCTGACGCGCATCGGCGCAAAGGCGGTCGATGTCGCCGAGGGTGGACGTCTGCCATTGACGCTCGAAGGGGCGCGCGATCCGCTGCCGATCGTGTACGAGCCGCCTGTGGCCTCGGCGCAATTGAAGTCCGCGGTGTTGCTGGCCGGATTGGCCGCGCCGGGCGAAACCGTCGTGATTGAGAAGGAAGCGACCCGCGACCACACCGAAAAGATGCTGACGCATTTCGGCGCCGATGTGCAGGTCGAACAGGTCGGCGAGCACGGCCGCCGCATCGTGCTGAAAGGCCGGCCCGAACTGAAGCCGGCTGTATTGCAGGTGCCGTCCGATCCCTCGTCCGCCGCATTCCCGCTGGCGGCGGCGCTGATCGTGCCCGGCTCGGACATCGTGCTGGAAAACGTGATGATGAACCCGCTGCGCACCGGGCTCTTTCTCACGCTCAGGGAAATGGGGGCGTCGATTGAGACGCTGTCGTCACGCCACGACGGCGGCGAAGAGGTCGCCGATCTGCGGGTGAAGGCATCGGCGCTGCACGGCGCCGATGTGCCGGCGTCACGGGCGCCGTCGATGATCGACGAATATCCGATCCTCGCCGTGATCGCAGCCTTTGCGGAAGGACGCACACGGATGTGCGGTTTGAGCGAATTGCGGGTGAAGGAATCCGACCGCCTTGCCGCGACGGCGGAGATGCTGCGTGTCAACGGCGTCGCGGTGGAGATCGACGGCGACGATCTGATTGTCGAGGGGACAGGGTCTGTGCCGGGCGGCGGGGTCGTCGCCACCCATATGGATCACCGGCTGGCCATGTCCGCTCTGGTGATGGGACTCAACAGCGAAAAGCCCGTCAGCGTCGACGACGCGGCGTTCATTGCCACGAGTTTTCCGCGCTTTGTCGAATTGATGCAGGGACTGGGCGCAAATCTCGCGCCCTGAACCCGTTGCTTCTTACTCAGCAGCCTGCGCGAACGAAGCCGTAGCTTCCGCAGCTTCCAGCGACACCGCAACCGACTGGATGATGGCGGCGTAGCGCACGCCATTCTGAATCGCATCCTCGTTCACACCGGCATCGCGCAGCACCTTGTCATGTGCGTCGATGCATTTGCCGCAGCCATTGATCGCCGACACCGCGAGTGACCAGAGTTCGAAATCGGCCTTGTCGACGCCCGGGTTGGCGATCACGTTCATGCGCAGGCGCGCCGGCTTGGTCTCGTAGGCCTTGTTCGACGACAGATGTACAAAGCGGTAATAGATGTTGTTCATCGCCATCATCACGGCTGCGGCGCGTGAAGCATCGAGCGCTTGCGGCGAGAGATGCTCGCGCGCCAGGACTTCGAAAGCGCGGATGACATCGGCGTTGCGCGTGGCGATTGCGCAGGCGAGGAACAAGCCATAACGTTGCTGCGTCGGCAGGGTTTCGTCCGAGAGCATCGACGACAGGTTGAGCTTCACATCCTTCGCGAAAGCAGGCAGCCGGTTCTTGAGGGCCTCGATCGGCACGGGCATGTCTCCTTGAATTTGATTCTGTGATTTCCATTCCCCGTTCGTCCCCGCCACCGGGCCGCGCTTGCGCGCGCCCGATGACAGGCTTCGGCGGGGACCCAGAAACTTCAGTATCTGCAGCTCTGGATTCCCGCTTGCGCGGGAATGAACGGGGGATGTTTTTGGGAAAGCCTTAGGCCGCCTTCAGCACGTCACCGCCAACCTCACGGTTGCACGGGCAGAGTTCGTCGGTCTGCAGGGCGTCGAGGACGCGCAGAGTATCCTTCGGGTTGCGGCCGACATTGAGGTTGGTCGCATAGACGTGTTGGATCACGTTGTCCGGATCGACGATGAAGGTGTAGCGGTAGGCGACGCCTTCCGGGGAACGGATGCCAAGCTGGTCGACCAGCGAACCCTTGGTGTCGGCGAACTGCCAGATCGGCAGCTTGGCGAGATCCTTGTGGTCACGCCGCCAGGCCAGTTTCACGAATTCGTTGTCGGTCGAGCCACCCAGCACGACGGCATCGCGGTCAGAAAAGTCGCCGGAGAGTCGGGCGAATTCGGCGATTTCGGTCGGGCACACAAAGGTGAAGTCCTTCGGATAGAAGAAGATGATCTTCCACTTGCCGGGGAAGCTGGCCTCGGTGATTTCCTCGAAGGCCGACTGGCCGTTTTCTTCGTGGGCGTGGAAGCCGGGCTTCACGCCGGTGATGGAGAAGGAGGGGAGTTTGTCTCCGATGCCGAGCATTTCGCGTACCTTTGCCGATTGGAAGTTGCGTATTGTGAAAATTCGCGGATTTGTTGCGACGCAGCAATAATATTGCTACGCACAATCATAAGTCTAGTAGGTTTTATTTATTATACCGATAAGATAATCTTATCTCCTGGATTGCTTGGTTTGCTCCGTCTGAGCAGATAGACGGCGCTTGGAACATCGCCCAAACCGGCGATGTCCGGTTTGATCAGGCTCAAAGGAAGCGGCGGAGGGGATTTGTGATTATTGCCATTGATGGTCCGGCAGCGTCCGGCAAGGGCACGCTCGCCAAGCGTATTGCCGTCCATTATGGCTTCCGCCACCTGGATAGCGGGCTGCTTTACAGAGGGGTCGGCATGGCCGTCATACTCAGCGGTGGCGCTCTGCACGACAAGTCCGCAGCCATCGCTGCGGCGCAGGCTTACGATCCGGGCCGTTTCCCTGAAGACGATCTGAAGTCCGACGAGGTCGCGAAGGCGGCCTCGATCGTGGCTGCCATTCCGGAAGTGCGGACTGCGCTCATTGCGCTGCAGCGGAGTTTCGCCCAGTCCAAGCCCGGCGCTGTCATCGATGGACGCGATATCGGCACCGTCATTGCCCCCGAGGCCGAAGTCAAAATCTACGTGACTGCGACAGCCGAGGAACGGGCCGGCCGTCGTGTGCGCGAACTGCAGGGCCGCGGCGGTCTCGTCGATGCGGCCGCGGTTCTGGCGGACATCAAGGCGAGAGACGAGCGCGACATGAACCGCGCTGTTGCGCCGCTGAAGCCAGCGCCCGATGCAGTCTTGCTGGATACGACCTATTTAGGTATAGACGCCGCTGTCCGGGCCGCCATTGACATTGTTGAGGCCGTCCGAGCGGGCCGGAGGCCGGCTTAACCGCCCTTCGTCGCTGGAGGATCGCCCGCTCCGCCGCCTCTTCCGGAGGCCCTGGACAAAAGCAATCATCGTTTCGATCGAACGGCTTTACGCGCCGGCCCGCTCCGCATGGAGCGGTGTCAAAGGTCTTGCGGGGCCTTTGACCCGGACGTTCGAAACTCCCCAATTCCAATCGGCGCACCGCTATCAGGAGAATTCATGGCCCAGGCTAGTGCTACGCCCTCGCGTGAAGATTTCGCCGCGATGCTTGAAGAGTCCTTCACCCAGGGAAACCTGCACGAAGGTTCGGTGATCAAGGGTACCGTCGTCGGCATCGAAAAGGACGTCGCCATCATCGACGTCGGACTGAAGACCGAAGGCCGCGTTCAATTGCGCGAATTTACCGGACCCGGCCGCGGCAACGAGATCAAGGTTGGTGACGAGGTCGAGGTTTACCTGGAGCGCGTCGAGAATGCGCTCGGTGAAGCCGTCCTGTCCCGCGACAAGGCCCGGCGCGAAGAGAGCTGGGGCAAGCTCGAAGGCGCCTTCAAGAATAACGAGAAGGTGCAAGGCAACATCTTCAATCAGGTCAAGGGTGGCTTCACCGTCGATCTTGACGGCGCCGTGGCCTTCCTGCCGCGTTCGCAGGTGGACATTCGTCCGATCCGTGATGTCAGCCCGCTGATGGCGACGCCGCAATACTTCCAGATCCTCAAGATGGATCGCCGCCGCGGCAATATCGTTGTGTCGCGCCGGACCGTGTTGGAAGAGACTCGTGCCGAGCAGCGTCAGGAGCTGGTGCAGAACCTCGAAGAGGGCCAGGTCATCGACGGCGTGGTCAAGAACATCACCGATTATGGTGCGTTCGTGGATCTCGGCGGCATCGACGGTCTCTTGCATGTCACCGATATCGCTTGGCGGCGCGTCAATCATCCGACCGAAGTGCTCAATATCGGCCAGTCGGTGAAGGTGAAGATCATCAAGATCAATCACGATACCCACCGCATCTCGCTCGGCATGAAGCAGCTGCTGGATGATCCGTGGCAGGGCATCGAGGCGAAGTATCCGCTCAATGGCCGCTTCACCGGTCGCGTGACCAACATCACCGACTATGGTGCGTTCGTTGAACTGGAGCCGGGCATCGAAGGCCTGATCCACGTCTCCGAAATGTCCTGGACGAAGAAGAACGTCCATCCGGGCAAGATTGTCTCGACCTCGCAGGAGGTCGAAGTGCAGATCCTGGAAGTGGATTCGGTCAAGCGCCGCATCTCGCTCGGTCTCAAACAGACCATGCGCAATCCGTGGGAAGTCTTCGTCGAGAAGTATCCTCCGGGATCGATCGTCGAAGGCGAAGTCAAGAACAAGACTGAGTTCGGTCTGTTCCTCGGCCTCGACGGCGATGTGGACGGCATGGTTCATCTCTCCGACCTCGACTGGAAGCGTCCGGGCGAGCAGGTGATCGACGAGTACAAGAAGGGCGACATGGTGAAGGCGACCGTTCTCGACGTCGATGTCGAGAAGGAGCGCATTTCGCTTGGCGTGAAGCAGCTGGCGGGCGACCCGATGGAAGAGGGTACGGCCGGCGAGATCAAGAAGGGTGACGTCGTGACCTGCGAAGTCACCGACGTGAAGGAAGGTGGCCTCGATGTGAAGATCGCCGGCACCGACCTCGAAACCTTCATCCGTCGTGCGGACCTTGCCCGCGATCGTGGCGATCAGCGGACCGAGCGGTTCCAGGTCGGCCAGAAGGTCGATGCGCGCGTCACGCAGTTCGATCGCAAGGCCCGCAAGGTGCAGGTGTCGATCAAGGCGCTCGAAGTCGCGGAAGAGAAGGAAGCCATAGCGCAATACGGCTCCTCCGATTCCGGCGCGACGCTCGGCGACATTCTCGGCACGGCGCTGAAGCGCG
The genomic region above belongs to Pseudorhodoplanes sinuspersici and contains:
- a CDS encoding peroxiredoxin, which translates into the protein MLGIGDKLPSFSITGVKPGFHAHEENGQSAFEEITEASFPGKWKIIFFYPKDFTFVCPTEIAEFARLSGDFSDRDAVVLGGSTDNEFVKLAWRRDHKDLAKLPIWQFADTKGSLVDQLGIRSPEGVAYRYTFIVDPDNVIQHVYATNLNVGRNPKDTLRVLDALQTDELCPCNREVGGDVLKAA
- the cmk gene encoding (d)CMP kinase; this translates as MIIAIDGPAASGKGTLAKRIAVHYGFRHLDSGLLYRGVGMAVILSGGALHDKSAAIAAAQAYDPGRFPEDDLKSDEVAKAASIVAAIPEVRTALIALQRSFAQSKPGAVIDGRDIGTVIAPEAEVKIYVTATAEERAGRRVRELQGRGGLVDAAAVLADIKARDERDMNRAVAPLKPAPDAVLLDTTYLGIDAAVRAAIDIVEAVRAGRRPA
- the ugpB gene encoding sn-glycerol-3-phosphate ABC transporter substrate-binding protein UgpB, which produces MVLRRLAAAICFSVLTAIGPAFALTEIHWWHAMPGELGREVERLASDFNVSQPDYRIIPSYKGLYTETMTAAMVALRGKQHPAILQAAEVATATMMAAKGVVYPVHLLMTEQGVAFTPSAYLPSITSYYSDANGNMLSFPFNSSTPILYYNKDQFRLAGIDADTPPLTWPDVEAAARKLRNKNVPCGVTTGWPAWINIENFSAFHNLPLASLDNGIGGLSTELQFNNLVVTGHLATLAEWQKTKLFDYSGRTNEAERRFYSSECGILISSSAARADIIANAKFEIGYGMLPYWPNVAGAPQNSIIGGGSLWVLQGRPEEEYRGVARFFAFLSRPEVQAAWHQWTGYLPITRAAYEQSRSIGFYDRNPGTDISIKQMTLNPATDHSKGLRLGSYVVVRDIIQEELEAVLSGRKAAKTALDDAVRRGNEILRQFEKSNP
- a CDS encoding carboxymuconolactone decarboxylase family protein, whose protein sequence is MPIEALKNRLPAFAKDVKLNLSSMLSDETLPTQQRYGLFLACAIATRNADVIRAFEVLAREHLSPQALDASRAAAVMMAMNNIYYRFVHLSSNKAYETKPARLRMNVIANPGVDKADFELWSLAVSAINGCGKCIDAHDKVLRDAGVNEDAIQNGVRYAAIIQSVAVSLEAAEATASFAQAAE
- the aroA gene encoding 3-phosphoshikimate 1-carboxyvinyltransferase, producing the protein MSHNSPASPLTARKSISLAGRIRVPGDKSISHRALILAALTVGETRIGGLLEGEDVINTAKVMRALGAKVERTGEGEWSVFGVGVGGYAQPAGPLDFGNSGTGCRLVMGAVAGCPINAVFDGDASLRKRPMRRVLDPLTRIGAKAVDVAEGGRLPLTLEGARDPLPIVYEPPVASAQLKSAVLLAGLAAPGETVVIEKEATRDHTEKMLTHFGADVQVEQVGEHGRRIVLKGRPELKPAVLQVPSDPSSAAFPLAAALIVPGSDIVLENVMMNPLRTGLFLTLREMGASIETLSSRHDGGEEVADLRVKASALHGADVPASRAPSMIDEYPILAVIAAFAEGRTRMCGLSELRVKESDRLAATAEMLRVNGVAVEIDGDDLIVEGTGSVPGGGVVATHMDHRLAMSALVMGLNSEKPVSVDDAAFIATSFPRFVELMQGLGANLAP
- a CDS encoding heme ABC transporter ATP-binding protein, which gives rise to MIDVAGAGVRVGERTILSGIDLTVGPGEIVALVGPNGAGKSTLLRAISGEVRLAEGKIAIKGRPLTDYSPRELARHRAVLSQHTNVSFDFSVEEIVVMGADSARPQSWVRDVARTAMKQCDILHLFDRPVTRLSGGEQQRVHFARAMLQLLSADDRCKPGLFFLDEPTASLDLNHQLRMVEMVRNITKEGTGILLVIHDLNLMAMLASRVAMMKAGRIIALGPPDEVIRDDVMSDVFAVSNSVRVTPEAPMPFVLPQSMRVRR
- a CDS encoding TIGR02300 family protein; amino-acid sequence: MAKPELGTKRVCPVTGRKFYDLNKNPVISPYTGEVVPIAPVSARGRPDAKVAPTAAEPERETEEVEGAEFVSLEDADAEAQGKKSDLPDTGDDIDIEDDTGDDDDDSTFIEDEEEGDDDVTDIIGDGIEKDEES
- a CDS encoding DUF1150 family protein, which codes for MTENDIENPIMSAQAFAVLGGGKIAYVKAINSEDVHELYPQAPEMQPGMKLFALHAADGTPILVTDTREAAVANAWSNELEAVSVH
- a CDS encoding Hsp20 family protein, whose translation is MSRMPSLSSPFLLGFDEIERVLDRVTKAADGYPPYNIERLPRDDRNPDRLRITLAVAGFTLDQLEVSIEENQLVIRGRQADDKSRQFIHRGIAARQFQRVFVLADGMEVLRADLKNGLLSIDLARPEPARIVRSISITPHE
- a CDS encoding biliverdin-producing heme oxygenase, whose translation is MTTLELDKPSQANRAALLKQATHEAHESLDKRIMQSDPFADRARYGLFLQAQYLFHREIDALYGEASLLGLLPDLAERRRLGQIEQDLADLGLAAPAAVAAPVFDAREEVDLPAALGWLYVAEGSNLGAAFLLKEAAKLGLSETFGARHLAAHPQGRGLHWRTFTAALDSVSLSADDEARAIAGAKEAFARVRDTVERLLPLP
- a CDS encoding SulP family inorganic anion transporter; this encodes MNFTTLRAEWFGNIRGDVLSGLVVALALIPEAIAFSIIAGVDPKVGLYASFSIAVVIAFAGGRPGMISAATAATAVLMVTLVKEHGLQYLLVATILAGILQVLAGLMRLGYVMRFVSRSVMTGFVNALAILIFMAQLPELIGVPWLTYVMVAAGLIIIYGFPRITKAIPSPLVCIIVLTAVTLVWGLELRTVGDMGELPSTWPVFLLPDVPWTLETLMIVLPYSAGVAAVGLLESLLTASIVDEMTDTPSNKNRECVGQGLANFVTGFLGGMAGCAMIGQSVINVKSGGRGRLSAFCAGVFLLFLIVVLGDWVRVIPMAALVAIMIMVSVGTFSWTSLRDLAVHPRRSSVVMLATVIGVVTTHNLAIGVLIGVLLSGIFFASKVAQLFRVTSTLSDDGRERVYVVEGQVFFGSAEPFGTSFDFKEALERVRIDVSRSHIWDLTGVAALDAAVLKFRRKGIEVDIIGLNEASATIVDKLSVHDKPGALERLSAH
- a CDS encoding DUF1150 family protein, coding for MSASIHRSSIFPSRRKDTIRDFATMGASKLAYVRIARSEDVALFCPEAPALAPGQNVFVLCAANGTPILVTDTRESAIANAEHEKLEAVSLH